A window of the Lactuca sativa cultivar Salinas chromosome 5, Lsat_Salinas_v11, whole genome shotgun sequence genome harbors these coding sequences:
- the LOC111878828 gene encoding uncharacterized protein LOC111878828 — MIITKSFMCRFYFSLSCTIDPKSTASKDPPYTFWCFQDSVVRLSVTLYIDLYSVFRLVESDRFQLGVHSISGVGFVGLSEAPRLKRMKWLAETNPWKMRQKTKGQLPY; from the exons ATGATAATCACCAAGAGTTTCATGTGtcgattttatttttctttatcatGCACAATAGATCCAAAAAGTACTGCTAGTAAGGATCCGCCATATACATTTTGGTGTTTCCAAGATTCTGTTGTTCGGCTGTCAGTCACATTATACATTGATCTGTATTCTGTTTTCAGACTAGTAGAATCAGATCGGTTTCAGTTAGGTGTTCATAGCATTTCAGGAGTTGGTTTTGTAGGTTTGTCCGAGGCCCcaaggttgaaaag GATGAAGTGGTTGGCTGAGACGAATCCTTGGAAGATGAGGCAAAAGACGAAAGGACAGCTCCCCT ACTGA